The nucleotide sequence GCCGCGACTGGTTATGCGACGCTCTGGATGGCTGTGGCCGCGGACATGGGTGCATCATTGGCGGTTATCGCGAATGGTCTCCGTGCGCTGAAGGTGAGTGAGCGGGCAGCTCACAGGTTGCACTTGATGGTCACCGAACATTCCGCCATGCGGGCGGAATGACTGGTGAATCCGAGGTCCTGCATCGCGGGTTGGTGCTGGTTTTGACCTCATCGCGCACGAGCGCGATGAGCACCGCACGCCTGCGGGAACGATGCAGTGTTCACATACTGCAACTCCGACAGGCGCGGATGCGGTTACGTCTCAGAGGGATCGTGCGTGCAGATCAACTCCGCGTCCCTTATCATTGTGGCGGTTGACTGCCCATTCCTTCCATAACGAGTAGATCGCGGGGATCACCACCAGAGTGAGTATGGTGCTTGTGACCATTCCGCCCACCATTGGCGCCGCGATCCGCTTCATTACGTCAGCCCCTGTCCCCTGACTCCACAAAATGGGGACGAGTCCTGCTATGATCGCCGTCACGGTCATCATCTTGGGCCGCACGCGTTCGACTGCACCGCGCTCGACGGCGGCATCCACATCGCTCCGGTCCAGTAGCTCACCATGCTCGGCACGTTCGTGATACGCCTGATCCAGGTAGATAAGCATGATCACTCCGGTCTCCGCGGCCACCCCAGCCAGGGCAATAAATCCAATTGCCACGGCGACGCTCATGTTGTAATGCAACAGCCACATGAGCCACACGCCGCCCACGAGCGCGAACGGAAGTGATAGCATGACAATAGCGCTCTCCGTCACGCTCCTGAAATTGAAGTAGAGGAGCCCGAAGATGATCGCGAGCGTGATCGGTACGACGATTCGGAGCTTCTGCGATGCACGCTCCAAGGACTCATATTGGCCTGACCACTCAAGTCTGTAGCCTGGGGGAAGTGTGAGCTTCGCTGCGAGCAGCTTCTTTGCGTCACCAACGTAGCTCCCGATATCGCGGCCCTGGACATCGACATAGACGATGTTGTTGAGATACGCGTTCTCGGACTTGATGAGCGTCGGACCCTTGACGACCTCGATGTGCGCGAGTTCACCCAACGCTACCTGCGCGCCGGACGGCGTGGCGACCAGGACATTTCCAACTTGCTCGGGGTTGTCGCGCAGCGCGCGCGGATAGCGCACGAGCACGCTGTACCGTTCGCGTCCTTCAATTACCTGTCCGGCGTCGACACCTCCCACCGCTGCGCTCAACGCCATCTGCACGTCGTCTCCTGTTAGCCCGTAGCGCGCCGAGGCCGCACGATCGACCGTAACGTCGAGGTATTTTCCACCTACCGCACGTTCGGCGAAAACGGTGTTGGTCCCCACGACCGCGGGCAGGATACCCTCGATCTCCTTGCCGATCTGATCCAACGTATCCAGACTCGGTCCGAAGATCTTGATGCCTACTGGAGTCTTGATACCGGTCGCGAGCATGTCGAGCCGGTTCTTGATCGGCATCGACCACATGTTGCCCACACCGGGCGTTTTCACAGTGGCATTCGCCTGAGCCACGATAGAGTCGTATGTCACATCCGGTCGCCAATCCTTCTTGTCCTTCAAGACGGCGATCGTCTCGATCATCGACATCGGCGCCATGTCAGTCGCGGTCTCTGCACGACCGATCTTGCCCAGGACCATCTGCACTTCGGGAATCTTTGCAAGAGCCGCGTCACGCTGCGTGACGATCTCTTTGGCCTGTTCGCTCCCGACACCGGGGAAGAGCGATGGCATGTCCATGATGGCTCCTTCGTTCAGGGGCGGCATGAATTCACTGCCGATGTGCGACCATGGGTAGATGGTCACGAGCAGCACAACGCCAGCCGCGATGATCGTTGGCCACCGACGCCTGAGCACAAACTCGATGACCGGTCGGTAGACTTTGATCAGGAACCGATTAACTGGGTTGGCCGACTCAGGCTTCACCTTGCCACGGATGAAGAGGCCCATCATTACCGGCACAAGCGTGATCGAAAGCAAGGAGGCCGATGCCATTGAGAGTGTCTTGGTCCACGCGAGCGGCTTGAAGAGCCTGCCTTCCTGATCCTGAAGCGCAAAGACCGGAATAAACGACACGGTGATGATCAGGAGCGAGATGAAGAGCGACGGACCAACCTCCTTCGCCGAGTCGATCACCACCTCCCAGTGCGTTCGTGGGTTTCCGTCACGCTCATTGTGCTCGATGTGCTTGTGCATGTTCTCCACCATCACGATCGCCGCATCTATCATTGCGCCGATTGCGATGGCGATCCCGCCCAAGCTCATGATGTTGGCACTCAGACCCAGGAGGTGCATCGCCAGCAGCGCCATCAGAATGCCGATCGGTAGAGTCAGGATCGCGACCAGGGCGCTCGACCCGTGCATGAGAAACAGCAGCGTCACAGCCGCTACTATCAACGACTCCTCGAACAACTTGCTTCGTAGCGTCGCGATCGCGCTCTCGATCAACCCGGACCGGTCATAGCCGTCGACAAAGACTACGCCCTTCGGCAGCGCTTTCTGCAGCTCGGCCATCTTCGCTTTCACACCGTTTATGACGGCGAGAGGATTGCCACCGTAGCGCATGACGACCCATCCGGTTACGATCTCGCCCCTTCCATCCAGGTCGGCGATGCCGCGTCGAATTTCCGGGCCGAGCTGCACGTTGGCCACGTCACCAACCGTAACTGGCGTACCCCCGGGCCCGTTGCCAATCGCCACGTTGCGAATGTCGTCCAGACTGTTGAAGCGCCCGCGGCCACGAACCACGTACTCGGAACCACCCATCTCCAATACGCGACCACCGACATCCTGGTTCGATGCGCGGACGGCTTGGCTCACTTTCTGGATCGGGATATTGTAGGCCAGGAGTTTGGCCGGATCGACATCCACCTGATATTGCTTCTCGTACCCACCCAGAGATGCGATCTCAGCAACGCCGGGAACAGCAGTGAGTGCGGGACGGACAGTGAAGTCCTGCAAGCCGCGCAGCTGCGCCAGATTGAGCTTGCCGCTCGTGTCGGCCAGGATGTACTGCATCACCCAGCCCACACCAGTTGCATCGGGGCCCATCACCGGCGACGCACCTTGCGGAAGCTTTGCTTGTGCGCTGCTCAGATATTCGAGCACTCGACTGCGTGCCCAATAGAGATCGGTGCCATCCTCGAACACCACGTACACCGCCGAAAGACCGAACTGGCTCATGCCACGCACGAATTTGATGTGCGGCACCTTGAGCATCTCGGTCGAAAGCGGATACGTAACCTGATCCTCCACAGTCTGCGGCGCCTGGCCGGGCCACTCGGTCATGACGATTACCTGCACGTCCGACAGATCCGGAATCGCGTCCACGGGCGTTCTGAACATCGCCCACGTACCTGCGAGCACGACCACGAGCGTACCCAGAAGCACCATGAGCT is from Gemmatimonadota bacterium and encodes:
- a CDS encoding CusA/CzcA family heavy metal efflux RND transporter, with product MLKRIIEWSVNHKLMVLLGTLVVVLAGTWAMFRTPVDAIPDLSDVQVIVMTEWPGQAPQTVEDQVTYPLSTEMLKVPHIKFVRGMSQFGLSAVYVVFEDGTDLYWARSRVLEYLSSAQAKLPQGASPVMGPDATGVGWVMQYILADTSGKLNLAQLRGLQDFTVRPALTAVPGVAEIASLGGYEKQYQVDVDPAKLLAYNIPIQKVSQAVRASNQDVGGRVLEMGGSEYVVRGRGRFNSLDDIRNVAIGNGPGGTPVTVGDVANVQLGPEIRRGIADLDGRGEIVTGWVVMRYGGNPLAVINGVKAKMAELQKALPKGVVFVDGYDRSGLIESAIATLRSKLFEESLIVAAVTLLFLMHGSSALVAILTLPIGILMALLAMHLLGLSANIMSLGGIAIAIGAMIDAAIVMVENMHKHIEHNERDGNPRTHWEVVIDSAKEVGPSLFISLLIITVSFIPVFALQDQEGRLFKPLAWTKTLSMASASLLSITLVPVMMGLFIRGKVKPESANPVNRFLIKVYRPVIEFVLRRRWPTIIAAGVVLLVTIYPWSHIGSEFMPPLNEGAIMDMPSLFPGVGSEQAKEIVTQRDAALAKIPEVQMVLGKIGRAETATDMAPMSMIETIAVLKDKKDWRPDVTYDSIVAQANATVKTPGVGNMWSMPIKNRLDMLATGIKTPVGIKIFGPSLDTLDQIGKEIEGILPAVVGTNTVFAERAVGGKYLDVTVDRAASARYGLTGDDVQMALSAAVGGVDAGQVIEGRERYSVLVRYPRALRDNPEQVGNVLVATPSGAQVALGELAHIEVVKGPTLIKSENAYLNNIVYVDVQGRDIGSYVGDAKKLLAAKLTLPPGYRLEWSGQYESLERASQKLRIVVPITLAIIFGLLYFNFRSVTESAIVMLSLPFALVGGVWLMWLLHYNMSVAVAIGFIALAGVAAETGVIMLIYLDQAYHERAEHGELLDRSDVDAAVERGAVERVRPKMMTVTAIIAGLVPILWSQGTGADVMKRIAAPMVGGMVTSTILTLVVIPAIYSLWKEWAVNRHNDKGRGVDLHARSL